A genomic window from Methanovulcanius yangii includes:
- a CDS encoding PAS domain-containing response regulator has protein sequence MVVTGQDVSNISLLYVDDEPALLDLCKIFLERSGDISVTIAQGAPEGLRLLSEHHFDAILSDYQMPEMDGIAFLKHLREKKDATPFLIFTGKGREEVVIEALNNGADFYIQKGGDPKSQFAELINKIRYAVSRRRAEEALRESEERYRLIADNTADNIWIFDMSFKLTYVSPAVKKMRGFTVEEDLAQSLDQKMTPESCAIVMQRFQEEMALEATGTADPDRVILFETEEYCKDGSTIWVENAVRAMRDDAGRHIGVLGISRNISWRKEAERALRQSEERYRSLAEHSPIGIVTCDEDGLIDYINPTMRAMLGLASEEKAADINLLTFPPLEMIGIAEILRRTLVMGETEEPLEIECRAKDGENIRYWCHVSPFMTDDRITGGQVILTDITGRRSVEPIRQIFDCRTDLYSGIL, from the coding sequence ATGGTAGTCACCGGGCAAGACGTATCGAACATATCTCTTCTTTACGTCGATGACGAACCCGCCCTTCTCGATCTCTGTAAAATATTTCTGGAGCGGTCGGGAGATATTTCCGTTACGATAGCACAGGGTGCACCGGAAGGGCTCCGTCTTCTCTCGGAACATCACTTCGATGCCATCCTCTCCGACTACCAGATGCCTGAGATGGACGGGATCGCGTTTCTCAAGCACCTCAGGGAGAAGAAGGACGCGACACCGTTTCTGATCTTCACCGGCAAGGGCCGGGAAGAGGTGGTCATCGAGGCGCTCAACAACGGTGCCGATTTCTATATCCAGAAGGGCGGCGACCCGAAATCCCAATTTGCCGAGCTCATCAACAAGATCCGCTACGCCGTCTCCCGCCGCAGAGCCGAGGAGGCCCTGCGGGAGAGCGAGGAGCGCTACCGGCTCATCGCTGACAATACCGCAGACAATATCTGGATCTTCGACATGAGCTTCAAACTCACCTATGTCAGTCCTGCGGTGAAGAAGATGCGGGGCTTCACGGTCGAGGAGGACCTTGCCCAGTCCCTCGACCAGAAGATGACCCCCGAATCATGTGCAATTGTGATGCAGCGCTTCCAGGAGGAGATGGCACTGGAAGCGACCGGCACTGCCGACCCGGACCGCGTCATCCTCTTCGAGACCGAGGAGTACTGCAAGGATGGCTCGACCATCTGGGTGGAAAACGCCGTCCGGGCAATGCGGGACGATGCGGGGCGCCATATCGGGGTCCTCGGGATTTCCCGCAATATTTCCTGGCGCAAAGAGGCCGAGCGGGCACTTCGCCAAAGCGAGGAGCGCTACCGCTCGCTTGCCGAGCACTCGCCGATTGGCATCGTCACCTGCGACGAAGACGGCCTCATTGACTACATCAACCCGACGATGCGGGCGATGCTGGGCCTTGCCTCCGAAGAAAAGGCAGCCGACATCAACCTCCTCACTTTCCCGCCACTGGAGATGATCGGCATCGCGGAGATCCTCCGGCGGACGCTCGTCATGGGAGAGACGGAAGAGCCGCTGGAGATCGAATGCCGGGCAAAAGACGGGGAGAACATCCGGTACTGGTGTCATGTCTCGCCGTTTATGACGGATGACCGGATAACCGGAGGACAGGTCATCCTTACCGATATCACCGGACGCAGATCCGTTGAACCCATTCGGCAGATCTTCGACTGCAGGACGGACCTGTACTCGGGCATCCTCTGA
- a CDS encoding transcriptional regulator FilR1 domain-containing protein, translated as MSVVSLYDRFGSGIRDLFSSAVSIKILLLLLESDYSIPSICARTGHVHAAVLTRIRRLEEHGILSHQTETYTLTTLGTVLATKVLPLYTDRVAAVNREEEKIHDTPPAPGSPIHGNIAKMPSFAPPPDLKDHYQQRMKEINLVCRSAIRTRMLLLLLEGTTDRDDLRRATGCGASHFRTNIRKLIDAELLNESMDGIFLTPRGEELTSLLSEIVPVTALILRHQKFWQNHELKNLPWFALAAIGDLAESEIIHDDGKEYFTTYEHYLGIIASARHIHGITGMANPGIADAITRRVIEGFPGEIIVTPELACYLFEDHYRDKVQYISTIPHFRFLVTELPIPPCMTVTDAYLSMKLFLKGSDTYDFMNGFVSTAPGALAWAERTFEYYRKSAVPIEEYIRQHRDVL; from the coding sequence ATGTCAGTTGTATCCCTCTACGACCGGTTCGGCTCAGGCATTCGTGACCTCTTCTCTTCAGCGGTAAGCATCAAAATCCTCCTGCTCCTCCTAGAGAGTGACTATTCCATCCCCAGTATTTGTGCCAGGACGGGCCATGTCCATGCTGCTGTGCTAACAAGGATCCGGCGGCTTGAAGAACATGGAATATTATCGCATCAAACTGAAACATACACCCTTACAACTCTCGGAACGGTGCTCGCAACGAAGGTTTTGCCCCTCTACACAGACAGAGTTGCAGCAGTGAACAGAGAAGAGGAGAAGATACACGACACACCTCCGGCGCCGGGTTCCCCCATCCACGGGAATATCGCCAAAATGCCATCGTTCGCCCCACCCCCCGACCTGAAGGACCACTATCAACAGCGGATGAAGGAGATCAACCTCGTTTGTCGATCAGCTATCCGGACACGGATGCTCCTTCTTCTTCTCGAGGGCACAACGGACCGTGATGATCTGCGCCGGGCAACCGGCTGCGGAGCGTCACATTTCCGGACCAACATCCGTAAACTGATCGATGCAGAACTTCTCAATGAGTCCATGGACGGGATATTCCTCACGCCCCGCGGAGAGGAACTCACCTCCCTCCTCAGTGAAATCGTCCCCGTTACGGCACTGATCCTCAGGCACCAGAAATTCTGGCAAAACCATGAACTGAAAAATCTCCCATGGTTCGCCCTTGCAGCCATCGGGGATCTCGCCGAATCCGAGATCATCCATGATGACGGGAAAGAATACTTCACAACCTATGAGCATTACCTCGGTATCATCGCATCGGCACGCCATATCCACGGCATCACCGGCATGGCAAATCCCGGTATTGCAGACGCCATCACCCGCCGGGTGATCGAAGGATTCCCCGGAGAGATCATCGTCACCCCCGAGCTTGCATGCTACCTGTTTGAGGATCACTACCGGGATAAGGTCCAGTATATTTCCACCATCCCGCACTTTCGGTTTCTCGTCACGGAACTTCCCATCCCCCCGTGCATGACGGTCACGGACGCATATCTCTCCATGAAACTGTTCCTCAAAGGTTCGGATACGTATGATTTCATGAACGGATTCGTGAGCACCGCACCGGGGGCGCTCGCATGGGCCGAACGGACATTCGAGTATTACCGGAAGAGCGCCGTGCCGATTGAGGAGTATATCCGACAACACAGGGATGTACTATGA
- a CDS encoding mechanosensitive ion channel family protein, with the protein MAITDVAVQTVGSIGDALMQALYSVIAFLPNIIAAVIILIIGWIIGRVLGSVISKVLDKIGVDDALRKTSLGKAIEDSGTNIVHLFDLIVRWFVYLIAILAAIDVLQFAFLSDLFQDFILYLPRIVMFLIILIAGFILVDYFADLIQGWGKTREIEFFGAIVLLLRVFFYFVVLILALSQLLIDLTIIYTFLVPIAWGVGLGIGVGIAAFFAYGLKDRAPELMDRMLEKFEK; encoded by the coding sequence ATGGCAATAACAGATGTAGCCGTACAAACCGTGGGCTCGATTGGGGATGCCCTCATGCAGGCCCTCTATTCGGTGATTGCGTTTCTTCCGAACATCATCGCCGCAGTCATCATACTGATCATCGGATGGATTATCGGGCGTGTTCTGGGAAGCGTCATATCAAAAGTCCTCGATAAAATCGGGGTCGACGATGCCCTGCGCAAAACTTCACTGGGAAAGGCGATTGAAGATTCCGGCACCAATATCGTGCATCTCTTCGACCTCATCGTCAGATGGTTCGTCTACCTGATAGCAATCCTTGCTGCAATTGACGTTCTCCAGTTTGCGTTCCTCAGCGATCTCTTCCAGGACTTCATTCTCTATCTGCCCCGGATAGTGATGTTCCTCATCATCCTGATTGCCGGATTCATCCTCGTCGATTACTTCGCCGACCTCATCCAGGGCTGGGGAAAGACGAGGGAGATTGAGTTCTTTGGTGCGATCGTCCTCCTGCTCCGGGTATTCTTCTACTTTGTCGTTCTCATCCTTGCCCTCTCGCAGCTGCTCATCGATCTTACCATCATCTACACCTTCCTCGTCCCGATTGCATGGGGCGTGGGGCTCGGCATCGGCGTCGGCATTGCAGCCTTCTTCGCGTACGGCCTGAAGGACAGGGCTCCGGAACTGATGGACAGGATGCTTGAGAAGTTCGAAAAGTAA
- a CDS encoding SLC13 family permease, translating into MPPPTPCNSTLKYHNGALFSTILPLIILALVLVLIALRNTGGIRPAIWQIMLGGALAVLLFGQISPTDALLAINIDVMVFLFGMFIVGEAIVRSGILTEITDRLVRREMSMDVLILMLIAATGFFSAVLMNDTVAIIGTPFVLFLARKYTIPPVMLLLVLAFSVTTGSVASPIGNPQNLLIALEGGLPNPFLTFCIYLAVPTLAGLALIYGAMKVFYPREFEKCILPHDDMPVRDAALRRPALISAALIFATIALKVLLVLLGTGITIPLTAIAVVAALPVVILSPQRVQIVRSIDWTTLIFFAALFVLMQSVWDTGIFQQGVASAAYPVTSVTVIFILGIVVSQFISNVPFVALALPLVTATGASDATLMALAAGSTLAGNLLVLGAASNVIIIQNAEKEGTTIGFLEFARIGAPLTAAQALVYWLWFMVLPL; encoded by the coding sequence ATGCCTCCACCGACCCCCTGCAACAGCACGCTCAAATACCACAACGGAGCACTCTTCTCCACGATACTTCCGCTCATCATTCTGGCTCTCGTCCTCGTCCTGATTGCCCTGCGCAACACCGGCGGCATCAGGCCTGCCATCTGGCAGATCATGCTGGGAGGAGCCCTTGCCGTCCTCCTTTTCGGGCAGATCTCCCCAACAGACGCCCTCCTTGCCATCAACATCGATGTGATGGTCTTTCTCTTCGGGATGTTCATCGTCGGGGAGGCGATTGTCCGAAGCGGTATTCTGACTGAAATCACCGACCGGCTGGTCCGGCGCGAGATGAGCATGGATGTCCTCATCCTCATGCTCATCGCGGCCACGGGGTTCTTCTCGGCCGTCCTGATGAACGATACCGTGGCAATCATCGGCACCCCCTTCGTCCTCTTCCTCGCGAGAAAATACACCATCCCGCCGGTGATGCTCCTCCTCGTCCTCGCCTTCTCGGTCACCACGGGGAGCGTCGCAAGCCCGATCGGAAACCCGCAAAATCTCCTCATCGCCCTCGAAGGGGGGCTTCCCAACCCCTTCCTCACCTTCTGTATCTATCTCGCCGTCCCCACCCTTGCAGGGCTTGCCCTCATCTACGGGGCAATGAAGGTATTCTATCCCCGGGAATTTGAGAAGTGCATCCTCCCCCATGACGATATGCCCGTCAGGGATGCAGCCCTCAGGAGACCCGCCCTGATCTCGGCGGCCCTCATCTTCGCAACCATCGCCCTCAAAGTGCTCCTCGTCCTCCTTGGAACCGGCATCACCATCCCTCTCACCGCCATCGCCGTCGTCGCTGCGCTCCCGGTGGTGATCCTCTCACCGCAGCGGGTGCAGATTGTCCGGAGCATCGACTGGACCACGCTCATCTTCTTTGCCGCTCTCTTCGTCCTCATGCAGAGCGTGTGGGACACCGGCATCTTCCAGCAAGGGGTGGCGTCCGCCGCCTATCCCGTCACCAGTGTGACGGTAATCTTCATCCTCGGCATCGTCGTCAGCCAGTTCATCTCCAATGTCCCCTTCGTGGCCCTTGCCCTCCCGCTGGTGACGGCGACGGGAGCATCGGATGCCACCCTGATGGCACTCGCCGCCGGGAGTACCCTTGCAGGCAATCTGCTGGTCCTCGGCGCCGCAAGCAACGTCATCATCATCCAGAATGCCGAGAAGGAGGGCACAACCATCGGATTTTTGGAATTCGCCCGTATCGGGGCACCCCTCACGGCGGCACAGGCCCTCGTCTACTGGCTCTGGTTCATGGTCCTTCCGTTGTAA
- a CDS encoding cation:proton antiporter produces the protein MESIVTSIEFQMSLLLFLALAGYLLASRINQSAVIGAILIGLLVGPSMLGLITYTDFVKSIAHLGAIILLFVIGFEFNVRDILKVRYGVIGIIGVIIPWIGGYGITVLFGFDTASAVFVGTALTATSIAITANVLKEIGMLQTEAARAIVGVAIIDDILSLLALSLTGDLVAGSISAASIGLVFVKALGFIIIGGALGIFGVSRLIERVDKSNLAVKYPEFVFIFAMMIAFLYAMFADLMGLSGIVGAFIAGVAFEGVGLKNSKDVKEGAEYLQIIFASIFFISLGILADFTAVTTEILIFLVVLTVVAIITKVVGCGLPARAMGMCREDSLIIGFGMAPRGEVAMIVALIGLEQGLIGQGIFVAIVLMSLLTTVITPIVYRNWFFKGAYCTYE, from the coding sequence ATGGAGAGCATTGTTACATCGATTGAATTTCAGATGAGCCTGCTCCTCTTCCTCGCACTTGCCGGCTACCTTCTGGCATCGAGGATAAACCAGTCGGCCGTCATCGGAGCAATTCTGATCGGGCTTCTGGTGGGGCCGAGCATGCTGGGCCTCATCACCTATACGGACTTTGTGAAGAGCATTGCGCACCTCGGTGCGATCATCCTTCTCTTTGTGATAGGCTTCGAGTTCAACGTCCGGGATATCCTGAAAGTCCGCTATGGAGTCATCGGGATCATCGGGGTGATCATCCCATGGATAGGGGGATATGGCATCACCGTCCTCTTCGGGTTTGACACAGCAAGCGCGGTCTTTGTCGGAACGGCGCTGACGGCAACGAGCATCGCCATCACCGCCAACGTCCTCAAGGAGATAGGGATGCTTCAGACCGAAGCGGCACGTGCCATCGTCGGGGTGGCGATCATCGATGACATCCTCTCCCTGCTGGCACTATCGCTCACCGGGGATCTGGTCGCAGGGAGCATCTCCGCCGCCTCCATCGGTCTGGTGTTCGTCAAGGCCCTCGGGTTCATCATCATCGGCGGGGCCCTCGGGATCTTCGGGGTCAGCCGGCTCATCGAGCGGGTGGACAAATCGAATCTTGCCGTGAAGTACCCTGAATTCGTCTTCATATTCGCGATGATGATCGCCTTTCTCTACGCGATGTTCGCCGACCTGATGGGGCTCTCCGGGATCGTCGGCGCCTTCATCGCGGGGGTTGCGTTCGAAGGGGTCGGGCTGAAGAACAGCAAGGACGTAAAAGAGGGGGCGGAATACCTGCAGATCATCTTCGCCTCGATCTTCTTCATATCGCTCGGCATCCTTGCCGACTTTACGGCGGTGACGACGGAGATCCTGATCTTCCTCGTGGTGCTGACGGTGGTGGCCATCATCACCAAGGTGGTCGGGTGCGGCCTTCCCGCCCGGGCGATGGGCATGTGCCGGGAGGATTCGCTCATCATCGGGTTCGGGATGGCCCCGCGGGGGGAGGTGGCGATGATCGTCGCCCTCATTGGGCTGGAACAGGGCCTCATCGGTCAGGGAATCTTCGTTGCCATCGTCCTGATGAGCCTTCTGACGACTGTTATCACCCCCATCGTCTACCGGAACTGGTTCTTCAAAGGAGCCTACTGCACGTATGAGTGA
- a CDS encoding PaaI family thioesterase, whose protein sequence is MEPTTNPETFFAADTFARENGIELVDASPGRARVKMNIQDRHRNSHGTVHGGALFTLADVAFALASNSHGIPAAAINAHISYLNAAREGTLFAEAEEFALTPKLASYTVHITDGQGGPIAIFQGMVYRKTPRR, encoded by the coding sequence ATGGAACCCACCACCAACCCCGAAACATTCTTCGCAGCCGACACCTTCGCCCGGGAAAACGGCATTGAACTGGTGGATGCTTCGCCGGGCCGGGCACGGGTGAAGATGAACATCCAAGACCGGCACCGCAACAGTCACGGTACCGTCCATGGCGGAGCGCTCTTTACGCTTGCGGACGTCGCGTTCGCGCTTGCCTCCAACTCCCACGGCATCCCGGCGGCGGCGATCAACGCCCATATCTCCTACCTGAACGCCGCCCGCGAGGGGACGCTCTTTGCCGAGGCGGAAGAGTTCGCCCTCACCCCGAAACTCGCCTCCTATACTGTCCATATCACGGACGGGCAGGGTGGGCCCATTGCGATCTTTCAGGGGATGGTGTACAGGAAGACGCCGCGGCGGTAA
- a CDS encoding HEAT repeat domain-containing protein, with protein MSGVSMGWFTMPVREDVATLLRVLDAAEDTETIQAFRHLREDETGPWIATVVDLLEDRRGVVKDVAHWLLVGVGAPAVPFLIDGFCRCNRGGELDIRRILRKIGPGATNPLVEALRSSHPSIRKAAATTLGEMQVLAASAALMALLRDPVMSVRQAAADALGAMARSTECPVLLWFAIASPDARMRKGGLRAIGVSGDPAWCPFLKTLLSSPDCTLRHAAVLALHRCGPQAAGILEGTLADEHDLVRLSAVRGLKHIAAPSSVGALAGALSDPVPEIQAEAARGLSRIGRPAVSSLMDALSHPNPGVRAAAADALGELGEVAAVFPLLRALERHDDERAFCALVRMGDAAVPALLAHLANQEMPPSLIEGVLVAIGRRAVDRLCLALDSPDPTVQLTAVAALTKIEARERRPPLVCVWEGPVRVRKRIRSMAREGLGAWLDPAIPLLLRFLHHDDPDMRRQAADALGEFRCTDALGPLSRLYEREPENVVRAAALNAIGRIGGDDAAPSLIRVRGDADAAARREAADHPGESGCPEEGIRVRVSGKGHVVAGSIPDVRAETARLSGEGADPWVPPHLPGMAPLVACLRDEDAGVRARAAEALGTLGWDAGSEEDRALLYFARQEWEKLSGMGDAAVELLIHTLEHDRKKTIRKHALDILRRRGDPRALAVFTHALRDDYSLIRWEAPLALEGLGAIAVPALIGALDHEDRLTRRWAVEALGRIGDASVLPQISRMAWDEDIEVSRAAMEAVEALGG; from the coding sequence ATGAGCGGGGTATCTATGGGGTGGTTTACGATGCCGGTTCGTGAGGATGTCGCGACACTTCTTCGCGTGCTGGATGCAGCTGAAGACACTGAGACGATCCAAGCGTTCCGGCATCTCCGGGAGGACGAAACAGGGCCGTGGATAGCAACCGTCGTCGATCTGCTGGAGGACCGCCGGGGTGTGGTGAAGGATGTCGCCCACTGGCTGCTGGTCGGCGTCGGAGCACCGGCAGTTCCGTTCCTCATCGACGGGTTTTGCCGGTGCAACCGGGGAGGGGAATTGGACATTCGCCGGATACTCCGGAAGATCGGGCCGGGGGCAACGAACCCGCTCGTGGAGGCCCTTCGTTCGTCGCATCCGTCCATCCGCAAGGCGGCGGCAACAACCCTTGGTGAGATGCAGGTATTGGCGGCATCAGCTGCCCTCATGGCACTGTTGCGCGACCCGGTCATGTCTGTCAGACAGGCCGCCGCCGACGCGCTGGGGGCGATGGCCCGGTCGACGGAATGTCCCGTGCTCCTGTGGTTCGCCATCGCCTCCCCGGACGCACGGATGAGGAAGGGGGGACTCCGGGCGATTGGAGTGTCGGGCGACCCGGCATGGTGTCCTTTCCTGAAGACGCTCCTCTCGTCGCCGGACTGCACCCTGCGGCATGCGGCCGTCTTGGCACTGCACCGATGCGGTCCTCAGGCAGCAGGGATCCTCGAAGGTACTCTTGCCGATGAACACGATCTCGTGCGCCTCTCGGCTGTTCGGGGACTGAAGCACATTGCCGCACCGTCGTCCGTCGGAGCACTCGCGGGTGCACTCAGCGATCCTGTCCCGGAGATCCAGGCGGAAGCGGCCCGGGGCCTCTCGCGTATCGGCCGTCCCGCCGTTTCGTCGCTCATGGATGCCCTGTCCCATCCCAATCCGGGCGTTCGGGCGGCCGCGGCCGATGCGCTCGGGGAATTGGGAGAGGTTGCTGCCGTCTTCCCCCTCCTCCGGGCTTTGGAGCGGCATGACGATGAGCGGGCGTTCTGTGCGCTGGTTCGGATGGGGGATGCAGCGGTACCGGCGCTTCTCGCACATCTGGCGAATCAGGAGATGCCACCCTCTCTCATCGAGGGTGTGCTCGTCGCTATCGGCAGACGTGCGGTGGACCGGCTCTGCCTCGCCCTTGACAGTCCGGACCCGACCGTGCAGCTGACCGCAGTGGCGGCGTTGACGAAAATTGAAGCGCGGGAGAGGAGGCCACCTTTGGTATGCGTCTGGGAGGGGCCGGTACGCGTGCGAAAGAGGATCCGCTCCATGGCACGCGAAGGGCTCGGTGCATGGCTGGACCCGGCGATTCCGCTGCTTCTCCGGTTCCTGCATCACGACGATCCGGATATGAGGAGACAGGCCGCCGATGCCCTTGGTGAATTCCGCTGTACGGATGCGCTCGGTCCGCTCTCCCGTCTCTACGAACGGGAACCGGAGAACGTGGTCCGTGCTGCCGCCCTGAATGCCATCGGACGGATCGGCGGCGATGATGCGGCCCCGTCGCTCATCCGTGTTCGTGGGGATGCCGATGCTGCGGCCCGGCGGGAAGCAGCCGACCACCCCGGCGAGAGCGGGTGCCCGGAAGAAGGCATCCGGGTGCGGGTGAGCGGCAAGGGCCATGTGGTAGCGGGGAGCATCCCTGATGTCCGTGCCGAGACCGCACGATTGTCCGGGGAGGGCGCGGACCCGTGGGTGCCCCCTCATCTCCCCGGCATGGCTCCGCTCGTGGCCTGCCTCCGCGATGAGGATGCCGGCGTCCGGGCCCGTGCGGCGGAGGCGCTCGGCACCCTCGGTTGGGATGCCGGGTCCGAAGAGGATCGGGCCCTCCTGTACTTTGCCCGGCAGGAGTGGGAAAAGCTTTCCGGCATGGGGGATGCCGCCGTGGAGCTCCTGATCCATACCCTGGAGCATGACAGGAAGAAAACCATCCGCAAGCATGCGCTCGACATCCTGCGCAGACGTGGCGATCCCCGGGCACTCGCAGTCTTCACCCATGCCCTCCGTGACGATTACTCCCTGATCCGGTGGGAAGCGCCGCTCGCGCTGGAAGGGCTCGGTGCCATCGCCGTCCCCGCTCTTATCGGTGCCCTCGACCACGAGGACCGTTTGACGAGGAGGTGGGCGGTCGAAGCCTTGGGAAGAATCGGGGACGCGTCTGTTCTTCCGCAGATCAGCCGGATGGCGTGGGACGAGGATATCGAGGTGAGCAGGGCGGCGATGGAGGCCGTGGAGGCGCTTGGCGGGTGA
- a CDS encoding heavy metal-binding domain-containing protein — protein sequence MIITTTERIPGHEYEIIGIVSGNTVRAKHLGKDIMSGLKSVVGGELQEYTDMLSDARKESLNRMVNDAKQVGADAVVNVRFTTSQTTAGAAELLAFGTAVKLV from the coding sequence ATGATCATCACGACAACAGAACGAATACCGGGACATGAATACGAAATCATCGGCATCGTCTCCGGCAACACCGTCCGGGCAAAACACCTCGGCAAGGACATCATGTCGGGCCTAAAAAGCGTCGTCGGCGGGGAATTGCAGGAGTACACCGACATGCTCTCCGATGCCCGCAAGGAGTCGCTCAACCGGATGGTAAACGACGCGAAACAGGTGGGTGCCGACGCCGTCGTCAACGTCCGCTTCACCACGTCGCAGACGACCGCAGGAGCAGCGGAGCTCCTCGCGTTCGGGACTGCGGTGAAGCTGGTGTGA
- a CDS encoding redoxin domain-containing protein: MQQPRLIRPGDAAKNFSLKDQRDKTVDLYELMGKRVLLSFHPLAWTEYCNAQMMSLEENRERFERMNTVALGISVDSLPCKRAWAGTLNIEHTPLLCDFWPHGEVARQYGLFREANGFSERANVIIDEEGTVVRVKIYPVHSVPDIDEVNGWLEEMAGS; the protein is encoded by the coding sequence ATGCAACAGCCACGGCTCATTCGTCCGGGAGATGCGGCAAAAAATTTCTCCCTGAAGGACCAGCGGGATAAAACCGTCGATCTCTACGAGCTGATGGGAAAACGGGTGCTCCTCTCGTTTCACCCGCTCGCCTGGACGGAGTACTGCAACGCCCAGATGATGTCCCTCGAAGAGAACCGGGAACGGTTCGAGCGGATGAACACTGTCGCGCTCGGCATCAGCGTCGACTCCCTCCCCTGCAAACGGGCATGGGCAGGGACCCTCAATATTGAACACACGCCGCTTTTGTGTGATTTCTGGCCCCATGGTGAGGTGGCCCGGCAGTACGGCCTCTTCCGGGAGGCAAACGGATTTTCCGAACGGGCCAACGTCATCATCGACGAGGAGGGGACGGTTGTCCGGGTGAAGATATACCCCGTGCACTCGGTGCCGGATATCGATGAGGTGAACGGCTGGCTGGAGGAGATGGCCGGGAGCTGA
- a CDS encoding DUF5661 family protein, which translates to MSGKKTFTNTEGKEIGEQLGIRWDRFTVEDFTAGMNVELEHGQRDPATNVTNDDPLMTGKIALAHLNEFPDYYERLEKMEAEAEEFWEKRSE; encoded by the coding sequence ATGAGCGGGAAAAAGACATTCACCAATACCGAAGGGAAGGAAATTGGGGAACAACTTGGAATTCGGTGGGACAGGTTTACCGTTGAGGATTTTACCGCGGGAATGAACGTGGAGCTCGAACACGGGCAGCGGGATCCCGCAACAAACGTGACGAATGACGATCCCCTGATGACCGGGAAGATCGCCCTCGCCCACCTGAACGAATTCCCCGACTATTACGAACGGCTCGAAAAAATGGAAGCCGAGGCCGAGGAATTCTGGGAGAAGCGTTCTGAGTAA
- a CDS encoding RibD family protein → MIPEVIIHNTVSLDNAVLGFDIDLGLHYSTLLAFEPDAILVGSATARYGIDMFLDSVPPEEGSDLVRPEPEPDDTRPVTVIVDSRGVLHGLLHIYRRMEYTKDVIVLVSDATPEEYLEYLRERAYPFIRCGTDHVALREALERLGEEYGIARVVSDSGGGLNGVLLNEHLADQLSLLVVPVLAGAGEKKLFGSVPAPIRLALADAQRLDGGVVHLRYTLG, encoded by the coding sequence ATGATTCCCGAGGTCATCATCCACAACACCGTCAGCCTCGACAATGCCGTCCTCGGGTTCGACATTGACCTCGGGCTCCATTACTCGACACTCCTCGCATTCGAACCCGATGCCATCCTCGTCGGGTCGGCGACGGCCCGGTACGGGATCGACATGTTCCTGGATTCCGTGCCGCCGGAAGAGGGGAGCGACCTTGTCCGACCGGAGCCGGAGCCGGACGATACCCGGCCGGTGACCGTCATCGTGGACAGCCGGGGCGTGCTTCATGGACTCCTGCACATCTACCGTCGCATGGAATACACCAAAGACGTCATCGTTCTCGTCTCCGATGCAACGCCGGAGGAATATCTGGAGTACCTCCGTGAGCGGGCGTATCCGTTCATCCGGTGCGGGACGGATCACGTGGCACTCCGGGAGGCACTGGAACGGCTTGGTGAAGAGTACGGCATCGCCCGCGTCGTATCGGACAGCGGCGGCGGGTTAAACGGCGTCCTCCTCAACGAGCATCTGGCGGATCAGCTGAGCCTGCTCGTCGTTCCCGTCCTTGCGGGGGCAGGGGAGAAGAAGCTCTTCGGGTCCGTTCCTGCACCGATACGCCTCGCCCTTGCAGACGCTCAGCGGCTGGACGGGGGTGTCGTTCATCTCCGCTATACCCTCGGATAG
- a CDS encoding DUF2769 domain-containing protein: MPSDYFELMLRTLHLTAEERELILEKRKKQCICDMCPTYKACVLKQKGTEAAAGGGPAEGESEWKLEGECAFCTVGGSSCIDEEIECLCSTCPLSREMGLRYSFYCTRGSETQQKIRDVIGVG, translated from the coding sequence ATGCCGAGTGACTATTTCGAACTGATGCTCCGGACGCTGCATCTGACAGCGGAGGAGCGCGAGCTCATCCTTGAGAAGAGGAAGAAGCAGTGCATCTGCGATATGTGTCCAACCTACAAGGCCTGCGTCCTGAAACAGAAGGGGACGGAAGCGGCGGCCGGCGGAGGGCCGGCTGAAGGGGAGAGTGAATGGAAATTGGAGGGGGAATGTGCCTTCTGCACGGTCGGGGGCAGCAGTTGTATCGACGAGGAGATCGAATGCCTCTGTTCGACCTGTCCACTCTCGCGGGAGATGGGGCTCCGGTACTCGTTCTACTGCACCCGCGGGTCCGAGACGCAGCAGAAGATCCGGGATGTCATCGGGGTGGGGTGA